From one Rhodamnia argentea isolate NSW1041297 chromosome 1, ASM2092103v1, whole genome shotgun sequence genomic stretch:
- the LOC115748705 gene encoding S-adenosyl-L-methionine-dependent uroporphyrinogen III methyltransferase, chloroplastic has protein sequence MALVNRLASSVASPRLRPTSSPAQPRICSLRYTPSSSPPPSSSPFTEKHSPERYRRDGWLYSDSLCQAPLPSSSSSSSGSDPDSLRRDDIALQLPELKNLLRVLKDKRERSCRCGGQKCVPGNVYLVGTGPGDPELLTLKAVRVIKGADLLLYDRLVSNDVLDLVGPAARLLYVGKTAGYHSRTQEEIHELLLNFAETGATVVRLKGGDPLVFGRGGEEMDFLQQQGIQVQVIPGITAASGIAAELGVPLTHRGVANSVRFLTGHSRKGGTDPLFVAENAADPDSTLVVYMGLSTLPSLAQKLMHHGLPPSTPAAAVERGTTPQQRVVFAELKDLADKISAEKLVSPTLIVIGKVVALSPFYSESFEDASMLVEAK, from the exons ATGGCTCTCGTCAACAGGCTCGCTTCCTCCGTAGCTTCACCTCGTCTTCGACCGACCTCCTCCCCCGCTCAACCCCGAATCTGCTCCCTCCGCTACACCCCCTCCTCcagtcctcctccttcttcttcgccgTTCACCGAGAAACACTCGCCGGAGAGGTACCGCCGCGACGGGTGGCTCTACAGCGACTCCCTCTGCCAGGCCcctctcccctcctcctcctcctcctcctccggctcCGATCCCGACTCCCTCAGGCGGGACGACATCGCCCTCCAGCTGCCGGAGCTGAAGAACCTGCTCCGGGTGCTCAAGGACAAGAGGGAGCGCTCCTGCCGCTGCGGCGGCCAGAAATGCGTGCCCGGGAACGTCTACTTGGTGGGGACCGGGCCCGGCGATCCCGAGCTGTTGACTCTTAAGGCGGTCAGGGTCATCAAGGGCGCCGATTTGTTGCTCTACGACCGGCTGGTGTCGAACGACGTGCTGGACTTGGTTGGCCCCGCCGCGAGGCTACTCTACGTGGGAAAGACTGCTGGGTACCATAGCCGCACTCAG GAGGAGATCCATGAGTTGCTTCTCAATTTCGCTGAGACGGGGGCTACTGTTGTTAGACTCAAAGGAGGTGATCCTCTG GTATTTGGGAGAGGTGGGGAGGAGATGGACTTTCTGCAACAGCAAGGCATTCAAGTACAAGTTATACCAG GCATAACTGCTGCTTCAGGAATAGCGGCAGAGCTGGGAGTCCCATTGACTCATAGGGGTGTGGCGAACAGTGTTAGATTTCTCACGGGACATTCGAGGAAAGGTGGAACAGATCCTCTGTTTGTAGCTGAAAATGCAGCGGATCCTGATTCTACTTTGGTGGTTTATATGGGCCTCTCGACTCTCCCTTCCCTTGCACAGAAGTTAATGCATCATGGTTTACCACCCAGTACACCAGCTGCTGCAGTTGAGCGTGGAACCACCCCCCAACAACGTGTG GTTTTTGCTGAATTGAAGGATCTTGCTGATAAAATTTCTGCTGAGAAGTTGGTCTCACCCACATTGATCGTCATTGGAAAAGTTGTCGCACTTTCACCATTCTACTCAGAGTCTTTCGAGGATGCGTCTATGTTAGTAGAGGCTAAATGA
- the LOC115748706 gene encoding uncharacterized protein LOC115748706 isoform X1 yields the protein MGHAPAPCDYEDLRNARILENQARLASLGLQKTIRELRSLASSAKPVREYRKKVYSIGSLRRSERLSGKPALRSASVQVRRSDRLIGRFTADTKSEKVEISHLRRSNRLKPIAAELVSKQPTASDSPNGSSGLSLEALSMRVNEKTGSGHEEGGEFWSTGGKSIRPANKPLLKLQGLKYHLSADASSRRCDSKGRGSIYDPLFGISCHFCRQKKLCGEEDCKRCGDLDMDEPCIGKTDCSVCHSAIGVLCRGCLKVRYGEEMEEVRENKDWMCPHCVEATGSNPYWICNSSICLKKQNRAPTGIAVYRARAMGYKSVAHLLMDELQRAAKRKR from the exons ATGGGACATGCTCCGGCCCCGTGCGACTACGAAGACCTCAGAAATGCTCGGATCCTGGAGAACCAG GCTCGGTTGGCGTCTTTGGGACTGCAAAAGACGATTCGCGAACTCCGCTCTCTAGCTTCATCGGCGAAGCCGGTTAGGGAATATCGAAAGAAGGTGTACTCCATCGGTTCATTGCGTCGCTCTGAACGATTGAGCGGGAAGCCTGCTTTGAGAAGTGCTTCAGTGCAGGTGCGTCGGTCGGACCGCTTGATAGGGAGATTTACTGCCGACACAAAGTCGGAGAAAG TTGAAATTAGCCACCTGCGTCGTTCCAATCGGTTGAAACCTATCGCTGCTGAGTTGGTGTCAAAACAACCCACAGCATCAGATTCTCCAAACGGCTCATCCGGATTATCACTCGAAG CTCTTTCTATGAGGGTTAATGAGAAAACAGGGAGTGGCCATGAAGAAGGTGGAGAGTTTTGGTCTACCGGAGGTAAAAGCATCAGGCCTGCCAATAAACCACTGCTGAAACTACAGGGCTTAAAGTATCATCTTTCAGCTGACGCTTCTTCCAGACGTTGCGATAGCAAGGGCAGAGGCAGCATCTATGATCCCCTCTTTGGAATTTCTTGCCATTTCTGCAG GCAGAAGAAATTGTGCGGTGAAGAAGATTGCAAACGGTGCGGTGATCTTGACATGGATGAACCATGTATAG GAAAGACAGATTGCTCAGTTTGTCATTCTGCCATCGGTGTTCTGTGCCGTGGCTGTCTCAAGGTTAGATATGGCGAGG AGATGGAGGAAGTAAGAGAAAATAAAGATTGGATGTGCCCTCACTGCGTTGAAGCAACTGGATCAAATCCATACTGGATATGCAATAG TTCAATATGCTTGAAGAAGCAAAATAGGGCGCCGACAGGAATTGCAGTATACAGAG CTCGGGCAATGGGATACAAGTCCGTGGCACATCTTCTAATGGACGAGCTCCAACGAGCCGCAAAGCGCAAGCGATGA
- the LOC115748706 gene encoding uncharacterized protein LOC115748706 isoform X3, translated as MGHAPAPCDYEDLRNARILENQARLASLGLQKTIRELRSLASSAKPVREYRKKVYSIGSLRRSERLSGKPALRSASVQVRRSDRLIGRFTADTKSEKVEISHLRRSNRLKPIAAELVSKQPTASDSPNGSSGLSLEGSGHEEGGEFWSTGGKSIRPANKPLLKLQGLKYHLSADASSRRCDSKGRGSIYDPLFGISCHFCRQKKLCGEEDCKRCGDLDMDEPCIGKTDCSVCHSAIGVLCRGCLKVRYGEEMEEVRENKDWMCPHCVEATGSNPYWICNSSICLKKQNRAPTGIAVYRARAMGYKSVAHLLMDELQRAAKRKR; from the exons ATGGGACATGCTCCGGCCCCGTGCGACTACGAAGACCTCAGAAATGCTCGGATCCTGGAGAACCAG GCTCGGTTGGCGTCTTTGGGACTGCAAAAGACGATTCGCGAACTCCGCTCTCTAGCTTCATCGGCGAAGCCGGTTAGGGAATATCGAAAGAAGGTGTACTCCATCGGTTCATTGCGTCGCTCTGAACGATTGAGCGGGAAGCCTGCTTTGAGAAGTGCTTCAGTGCAGGTGCGTCGGTCGGACCGCTTGATAGGGAGATTTACTGCCGACACAAAGTCGGAGAAAG TTGAAATTAGCCACCTGCGTCGTTCCAATCGGTTGAAACCTATCGCTGCTGAGTTGGTGTCAAAACAACCCACAGCATCAGATTCTCCAAACGGCTCATCCGGATTATCACTCGAAG GGAGTGGCCATGAAGAAGGTGGAGAGTTTTGGTCTACCGGAGGTAAAAGCATCAGGCCTGCCAATAAACCACTGCTGAAACTACAGGGCTTAAAGTATCATCTTTCAGCTGACGCTTCTTCCAGACGTTGCGATAGCAAGGGCAGAGGCAGCATCTATGATCCCCTCTTTGGAATTTCTTGCCATTTCTGCAG GCAGAAGAAATTGTGCGGTGAAGAAGATTGCAAACGGTGCGGTGATCTTGACATGGATGAACCATGTATAG GAAAGACAGATTGCTCAGTTTGTCATTCTGCCATCGGTGTTCTGTGCCGTGGCTGTCTCAAGGTTAGATATGGCGAGG AGATGGAGGAAGTAAGAGAAAATAAAGATTGGATGTGCCCTCACTGCGTTGAAGCAACTGGATCAAATCCATACTGGATATGCAATAG TTCAATATGCTTGAAGAAGCAAAATAGGGCGCCGACAGGAATTGCAGTATACAGAG CTCGGGCAATGGGATACAAGTCCGTGGCACATCTTCTAATGGACGAGCTCCAACGAGCCGCAAAGCGCAAGCGATGA
- the LOC115748706 gene encoding uncharacterized protein LOC115748706 isoform X2, producing MGHAPAPCDYEDLRNARILENQARLASLGLQKTIRELRSLASSAKPVREYRKKVYSIGSLRRSERLSGKPALRSASVQVRRSDRLIGRFTADTKSEKAKSVEISHLRRSNRLKPIAAELVSKQPTASDSPNGSSGLSLEGSGHEEGGEFWSTGGKSIRPANKPLLKLQGLKYHLSADASSRRCDSKGRGSIYDPLFGISCHFCRQKKLCGEEDCKRCGDLDMDEPCIGKTDCSVCHSAIGVLCRGCLKVRYGEEMEEVRENKDWMCPHCVEATGSNPYWICNSSICLKKQNRAPTGIAVYRARAMGYKSVAHLLMDELQRAAKRKR from the exons ATGGGACATGCTCCGGCCCCGTGCGACTACGAAGACCTCAGAAATGCTCGGATCCTGGAGAACCAG GCTCGGTTGGCGTCTTTGGGACTGCAAAAGACGATTCGCGAACTCCGCTCTCTAGCTTCATCGGCGAAGCCGGTTAGGGAATATCGAAAGAAGGTGTACTCCATCGGTTCATTGCGTCGCTCTGAACGATTGAGCGGGAAGCCTGCTTTGAGAAGTGCTTCAGTGCAGGTGCGTCGGTCGGACCGCTTGATAGGGAGATTTACTGCCGACACAAAGTCGGAGAAAG CCAAATCAGTTGAAATTAGCCACCTGCGTCGTTCCAATCGGTTGAAACCTATCGCTGCTGAGTTGGTGTCAAAACAACCCACAGCATCAGATTCTCCAAACGGCTCATCCGGATTATCACTCGAAG GGAGTGGCCATGAAGAAGGTGGAGAGTTTTGGTCTACCGGAGGTAAAAGCATCAGGCCTGCCAATAAACCACTGCTGAAACTACAGGGCTTAAAGTATCATCTTTCAGCTGACGCTTCTTCCAGACGTTGCGATAGCAAGGGCAGAGGCAGCATCTATGATCCCCTCTTTGGAATTTCTTGCCATTTCTGCAG GCAGAAGAAATTGTGCGGTGAAGAAGATTGCAAACGGTGCGGTGATCTTGACATGGATGAACCATGTATAG GAAAGACAGATTGCTCAGTTTGTCATTCTGCCATCGGTGTTCTGTGCCGTGGCTGTCTCAAGGTTAGATATGGCGAGG AGATGGAGGAAGTAAGAGAAAATAAAGATTGGATGTGCCCTCACTGCGTTGAAGCAACTGGATCAAATCCATACTGGATATGCAATAG TTCAATATGCTTGAAGAAGCAAAATAGGGCGCCGACAGGAATTGCAGTATACAGAG CTCGGGCAATGGGATACAAGTCCGTGGCACATCTTCTAATGGACGAGCTCCAACGAGCCGCAAAGCGCAAGCGATGA